A window of the Halichoerus grypus chromosome 2, mHalGry1.hap1.1, whole genome shotgun sequence genome harbors these coding sequences:
- the LOC118527275 gene encoding protein CD300H-like isoform X1, producing the protein MWLPLALLLLCVPGFLSLSGPSTVMGIMGGSLRVQCRYEEKYKTFTKYWCRQPCLPLWNQIVAARGSEEKMRSGRVSIVDHSGDLTFTVTLENLTADDAGKYRCGIATILHEEGLHGFLPDLFFQVQVFVSPRSLFGSIHFLLLILLKVPLFLIMLSAVLWVNRPQWAICGAQSRPDEDNLRPSLNIDILSRDTATQTRGGRTSDPKPSITSHLIAKNWSLLSKVRFLLLVILEVSLLLTMLSAGFGESSLLVRTPTKKSSSPSCLWICYPDTQPFR; encoded by the exons ATGTGGCTGCCATTAGCTCTGCTGCTCCTCTGTGTCCCAG GCTTTTTGTCTCTGAGTGGCCCCAGCACTGTGATGGGCATCATGGGGGGATCCCTGAGAGTGCAGTGTCGGTACGAGGAGAAATATAAGACATTTACCAAATACTGGTGCCGACAACCGTGCTTGCCACTTTGGAACCAGATTGTGGCCGCCAGAGGGTCTGAGGAAAAGATGAGGAGTGGCCGCGTGTCCATCGTGGACCATTCTGGAGACCTCACCTTCACAGTGACCTTGGAGAACCTCACTGCAGATGATGCAGGAAAATACAGGTGTGGGATTGCAACAATACTGCATGAAGAAGGACTCCATGGTTTCCTGCCTGACCTTTTTTTCCAAGTTCAAGTGTTTGTTTCCCCCAG GTCCCTGTTTGGCAGCATCCACTTCCTACTCCTCATTCTCCTGAAGGTACCCCTGTTTCTGATTATGCTCAGTGCCGTCCTCTGGGTTAACAGGCCTCAGTGGGCAATTTGTGGGGCACAGAGTCGGCCTGATGAAGACAACCTTCGGCCCTCCTTGAACATCGATATCCTGTCCAGAGACACCGCCACTCAGACTAGAGGAGGAAGAACTTCTGACCCCAAACCTTCTATCACTTCTCACCTTATTGCCAAaaactg GTCCCTGCTTAGCAAGGTCCGCTTCCTGCTCCTGGTCATCCTGGAGGTGTCCCTGCTCCTGACCATGCTCAGTGCTGGCTTCGGGGAGTCCTCCCTCCTTGTGAGGACCCCGACCAAGAAAAGCTCCAGCCCTTCATGCCTTTGGATATGCTACCCAGACACACAGCCCTTCAGATGA
- the LOC118527275 gene encoding protein CD300H-like isoform X2, producing MWLPLALLLLCVPGFLSLSGPSTVMGIMGGSLRVQCRYEEKYKTFTKYWCRQPCLPLWNQIVAARGSEEKMRSGRVSIVDHSGDLTFTVTLENLTADDAGKYRCGIATILHEEGLHGFLPDLFFQVQVFVSPSAVLWVNRPQWAICGAQSRPDEDNLRPSLNIDILSRDTATQTRGGRTSDPKPSITSHLIAKNWSLLSKVRFLLLVILEVSLLLTMLSAGFGESSLLVRTPTKKSSSPSCLWICYPDTQPFR from the exons ATGTGGCTGCCATTAGCTCTGCTGCTCCTCTGTGTCCCAG GCTTTTTGTCTCTGAGTGGCCCCAGCACTGTGATGGGCATCATGGGGGGATCCCTGAGAGTGCAGTGTCGGTACGAGGAGAAATATAAGACATTTACCAAATACTGGTGCCGACAACCGTGCTTGCCACTTTGGAACCAGATTGTGGCCGCCAGAGGGTCTGAGGAAAAGATGAGGAGTGGCCGCGTGTCCATCGTGGACCATTCTGGAGACCTCACCTTCACAGTGACCTTGGAGAACCTCACTGCAGATGATGCAGGAAAATACAGGTGTGGGATTGCAACAATACTGCATGAAGAAGGACTCCATGGTTTCCTGCCTGACCTTTTTTTCCAAGTTCAAGTGTTTGTTTCCCCCAG TGCCGTCCTCTGGGTTAACAGGCCTCAGTGGGCAATTTGTGGGGCACAGAGTCGGCCTGATGAAGACAACCTTCGGCCCTCCTTGAACATCGATATCCTGTCCAGAGACACCGCCACTCAGACTAGAGGAGGAAGAACTTCTGACCCCAAACCTTCTATCACTTCTCACCTTATTGCCAAaaactg GTCCCTGCTTAGCAAGGTCCGCTTCCTGCTCCTGGTCATCCTGGAGGTGTCCCTGCTCCTGACCATGCTCAGTGCTGGCTTCGGGGAGTCCTCCCTCCTTGTGAGGACCCCGACCAAGAAAAGCTCCAGCCCTTCATGCCTTTGGATATGCTACCCAGACACACAGCCCTTCAGATGA
- the LOC118527275 gene encoding protein CD300H-like isoform X3 encodes MWLPLALLLLCVPGFLSLSGPSTVMGIMGGSLRVQCRYEEKYKTFTKYWCRQPCLPLWNQIVAARGSEEKMRSGRVSIVDHSGDLTFTVTLENLTADDAGKYRCGIATILHEEGLHGFLPDLFFQVQVFVSPRPQWAICGAQSRPDEDNLRPSLNIDILSRDTATQTRGGRTSDPKPSITSHLIAKNWSLLSKVRFLLLVILEVSLLLTMLSAGFGESSLLVRTPTKKSSSPSCLWICYPDTQPFR; translated from the exons ATGTGGCTGCCATTAGCTCTGCTGCTCCTCTGTGTCCCAG GCTTTTTGTCTCTGAGTGGCCCCAGCACTGTGATGGGCATCATGGGGGGATCCCTGAGAGTGCAGTGTCGGTACGAGGAGAAATATAAGACATTTACCAAATACTGGTGCCGACAACCGTGCTTGCCACTTTGGAACCAGATTGTGGCCGCCAGAGGGTCTGAGGAAAAGATGAGGAGTGGCCGCGTGTCCATCGTGGACCATTCTGGAGACCTCACCTTCACAGTGACCTTGGAGAACCTCACTGCAGATGATGCAGGAAAATACAGGTGTGGGATTGCAACAATACTGCATGAAGAAGGACTCCATGGTTTCCTGCCTGACCTTTTTTTCCAAGTTCAAGTGTTTGTTTCCCCCAG GCCTCAGTGGGCAATTTGTGGGGCACAGAGTCGGCCTGATGAAGACAACCTTCGGCCCTCCTTGAACATCGATATCCTGTCCAGAGACACCGCCACTCAGACTAGAGGAGGAAGAACTTCTGACCCCAAACCTTCTATCACTTCTCACCTTATTGCCAAaaactg GTCCCTGCTTAGCAAGGTCCGCTTCCTGCTCCTGGTCATCCTGGAGGTGTCCCTGCTCCTGACCATGCTCAGTGCTGGCTTCGGGGAGTCCTCCCTCCTTGTGAGGACCCCGACCAAGAAAAGCTCCAGCCCTTCATGCCTTTGGATATGCTACCCAGACACACAGCCCTTCAGATGA